From Trueperaceae bacterium:
TGACGTCGCCGACGCGGTAGCTCTTGCGCAGGTCGCGCACGCGGTACAGCGGATGCGCGCTCACGCTTGGAACCTCATCGCGTCGACCGGCTCGATCCGAGCCGCGATCACCGCGGGCCACGCCGCCGCCAGGACGGCGGTGAGGACGGCGAAGCCGACCGCGAAGGCGACCTGGCCCGGATCGACGGAGAGGTAGAAGACCGGGTCGAGCCCGAACGAGGCGTAGTACGACTCGAGCCCGGGAATGCGGACGCCGTCGGCGTAGGCGGCGACGAACGCCAACCCACCGGCCGTCCCGACCGCCGCCCCGACCCCCGCCAGTAGGATGCTCTCCGTCGCGATCATGCCCAGGACGCGCAGGTCCCCCGCCCCGAGGGCGTGGAGGACCCCGAACTCGCGGATGCGTTCCATCACGCTCAGGTACACGGTGTTGAGCATCAACAACCCCGCGAGGACGAAGAAGAGGATCGACACGGCGAACATCAGCGGGTCGAGGGCGTCCAGGAGGCGTTGGGTGGCGGGGTTCGCCGTTCGCCAGTCCTCCACCTGGAGGTCCGGCAGCGCCTCCGCCAACGCCGACGCCAGTGCGGCGCTCGCGTCGTCCTGGTCGATCCGTCGGAGCGACGTCCCGTGCACCTCGATGCGCTGCACCGCGCCGGGCGCGGCGAGCGCTTGCGCGTCCTCGAGCGTCGTCCACGCCGCCGCGATCTCCGCCCCGGGGTCCGCGAGATCGACGGTACCGACCAGGGCGTATGCCGCGACGCCGTACCCTTCGCCGCCGGGGGCGTAGGCGACGACCTCGTCGCCGACCTCGACGTCGAGGGCGCGCGCGAGGCTGGCGCCCAGCACGATCTCGCCGCTCGCCTCGAGGAACCGCCCGTTCAGGGGCGCGTCGCCGAGCCGGCGTGCGCGGGCGGCGTCCGGCCACGGTTGGGCGTGGAGCGCCACCCCGCGCGAGCGCGCCGCGCCC
This genomic window contains:
- a CDS encoding FtsX-like permease family protein, with amino-acid sequence MPLVIALAWRNLWRQRRRSLVTAGAVGAVVLLSVAYFALGGAAENGLYQTLTERGGHVIVTVPGARDATRFDATLIRDAEPILATVRREADAALAAPLVLPTLDVPALLSGAARSRGVALHAQPWPDAARARRLGDAPLNGRFLEASGEIVLGASLARALDVEVGDEVVAYAPGGEGYGVAAYALVGTVDLADPGAEIAAAWTTLEDAQALAAPGAVQRIEVHGTSLRRIDQDDASAALASALAEALPDLQVEDWRTANPATQRLLDALDPLMFAVSILFFVLAGLLMLNTVYLSVMERIREFGVLHALGAGDLRVLGMIATESILLAGVGAAVGTAGGLAFVAAYADGVRIPGLESYYASFGLDPVFYLSVDPGQVAFAVGFAVLTAVLAAAWPAVIAARIEPVDAMRFQA